In Plasmodium gaboni strain SY75 chromosome 14, whole genome shotgun sequence, one genomic interval encodes:
- a CDS encoding putative lysophospholipase, with protein sequence MTESDIIYDENTKVRAVVSSFCNKNGLNIKSYSWVVKKALGIIILVHGLGSHIRFGFLKQNANIISNDHAVLIDGDNYYIYEGSWIEKLNKNGYSVYGLDLQGHGESDGYQNLKLHINHYDDYIHDVIEYIERVYQSNISKNEKKMYITDNGNIEKNPIYLVGYSMGANIILRALQLLNKSNDNLITKLNIKAFISLAGMISIKHIGSIDSYKYKYIFLPVIKMLSYICPNYRLRNKNRGFKRFPYINDLIYFDELRYKKGVTNKLAYEVIKSVYILKKYINDIPKNIPILFIHSREDSVCAYEEALSFFNNLYNTNKEIYTLENMDHVVTLEPGNEKALNKMLSWIKKYE encoded by the coding sequence ATGACAGAAAGtgatattatttatgatgaaaataCTAAAGTCAGAGCCGTAGTTTCTTCATTTTGTAATAAGAATGGtttgaatataaaaagttaTTCTTGGGTAGTTAAAAAAGCTTTAGGTATCATAATATTAGTACATGGGTTAGGTTCTCATATAAGATTTGgttttttaaaacaaaatgcaaatattataagtaATGATCATGCAGTTTTAATTGATGGagataattattatatttatgaagGTAGTTGGATTGAGAAATTGAATAAAAATGGTTATTCTGTATATGGTTTGGACTTACAAGGACATGGCGAATCTGATGGATATCAGAATTTAAAACTACATATTAATCATTATGATGATTATATACATGACGTTATAGAATACATTGAAAGAGTGTATCAATCAAATATTTcgaaaaatgaaaaaaaaatgtatataacAGATAATGgtaatatagaaaaaaatcCTATATATTTAGTAGGTTATTCAATGGGAGcaaatataattttaagAGCCTTAcaattattaaataaatctAATGATAATCTTATTActaaattaaatataaaagcATTTATATCTTTAGCTGGAATGATATCTATTAAGCATATTGGATCCATTGATtcatacaaatataaatatatctttttaccagtaataaaaatgttatcTTATATATGTCCAAATTATAGATTACGTAACAAAAATAGAGGTTTCAAAAGATTTccatatattaatgatctgatatattttgatgaattaagatataaaaaaggtGTGACAAATAAACTTGCATATGAAGTAATAAAATCAGTGTATatcttaaaaaaatatataaatgatatacctaaaaatattcctatattatttatacattcAAGAGAAGATTCGGTTTGTGCATATGAAGAAGctttatcattttttaataatttatataatactaATAAAGAAATTTATACATTAGAAAATATGGATCATGTGGTGACATTAGAGCCTGGAAATGAAAAAGCTCTAAATAAAATGTTGTCTtggataaaaaaatatgaatga